The genomic interval ACCCAATGAGATATTGAAGATTCTCTTAAGATGGTTGAACCATGCAGATTGCATCATGTTTATGTAGTTCATTATCTATCTAACATGCAACACCAAATTAAATCttcaaatcacaaaaaaaaattggGACAAATTGATGAAGCAAAAGAGATAACTATCTCTCAGAGAAAAAAATAATCTCGCACAAaatcaaaaaggaaaaattatattaactGAAAACAGTTAATTCAAACAGCCTGGGCCATCTCCATATAAATAAAGTTTGAAGAAGAACTAGACCAAATTGTTCTCAGCAAAAATTCTGACATTGAAAAAAATACCAAAACAAAACAAATTGAAAGCAACTTTCAATAATGAGTTAATTCAACTACAAAGGAATAGAGGGGTGGTACTTAAACCACATTTTGCTTCATTTTTACCATTAATGACCAGTTAAAATATAATGAAGAATATTTAAGAACTGTCATGAAAGGAGCTCAAAGTCATTTCCAAAAAATCATTTTTGTCCTTGACACTTCTGCCTAAAATCAAGTAGAAGCAAGTGGCTTAGCCAAATGGGAGAGGAAAAATCCTCTTTACCCTCGAGAACCACACAGTCAAACTACACAATTGCCAGAGTTCCAGCTGGGGTTGTTCTTATTCTTCCTCACTTGCAAAGACTACTCATCCTAGCTTGCAACAACTGGCTCATCTTCGTTAGGTGTATCTAGGCAAGAGCCGATGGCAAGCACAGCCATGACGAAGGCTCAGGGGTAAATTGATACTTCAATTCTTCAGCACTGTTCTTTCTTTCTCTTACCCAAGTGACTAACTactttccttcctcttcttacCTTCTTGCTCCTTCCTTTTCCTTTCGTTATTTCCCTCTTCCATATTAAACAGAGATTTAAGTTCACCAATTAAATTAAACAGTTAATCTTATTTCAAGAGAACTACGCTCAGCTTGAGCATGAAAATTACACCAACTTCCTGATTAAAAATCGTATTTTTGATCTTACAATTACCAATTTAGAATGGGCATGTAATACTCATGAATTGGACTCCAGACCCGGTAAACAAAAAGGAAGATAATAACGTCACAGGAACCAGAAGAATTGTGTAATCCaaaagggagggagggagggagagagagagagtagcATAAGAAGGAACTTGAAACTACAGAGCAGCATACCCTGATGAGCCGATACTTGGGTTCGTACTTCTTTGCATTCTCCAACGTATCATAGATCAAACCAAAACCAGTCGACTTCCCTCCTCCAAAGTGCGTCCTGAACTTGAAAACGAAAATCGTGTTCGGATCCTTTACTTCATAAAGGTTCGCCAGCTTCTCCTTCAATTCGGCCTTTACCACAGACAAACAAATAAACAACCACAAGCCATAATCAAGGAAACCCCAACCCGAATCAAGAAAACTAACCTTGGAGACATTGGCTCTTCCTGGGTGAAGCACGTCGATGACCTAGAATCCGAAGTCGCGTCAGACCATAAAAGAACTGTCTTTCACGTATTAAAATTCCCAGAACAGGAACGGAAAGAGTTAGAGTAGGAAAACTGACGAATTGCTTCCTCGACAGAAGGCGATTGGTCATGAACTTCCTTGTTCGGATAGTGACCGCCTTCGAGTCCGCCATTTTGCTTTCTTAGACTGCTAAGGAAGAGCCGAGCTCTGAGAGAGGAAACGGCGGGCGACAACTCGAGTGAATTAAACTGCGAGCAAATATGTTTTCGGCTATTTAtaggaaaccctaaccctatcTGGGTGGTCTAGAGCTGGGCCAGCTGGCCACCATATCGAAATGCGGCCCAATATCTACACCACGAAATGGATCACATTTAACAAAAAATCAGTTCACTAGACGAATTTAAATGTTttctttttaataaaaaaaaaaagcaaaataaAATGAATACCTTAGGTTAATCAAATGAAATAGGGGCCATTCTGTAGGTCTTTTATGCTTTTGTATTTTTCATCCTTTCTTATTTAGCTCTTGATTAGTTAAGGAGCTCCTTGAAGCATACATAATATTTTTATCGGCTATATAATCCTCTTTTTGCTTCTTTATTCATCTCTATGTGCCATGCATGCCTAAGCATGTAATTTGTATGTACTTTtgatatttttgatgtttgataaatataaaaagtACAATAGATGTTTGATAGAAATCCATGTAAGTCACGattaatcaataaataataaaCCCATGATCATGAAAATTTGAAGCTGAGGTCCCTTAGCACATGAGAAGTCAGGTCGAGGATGATGGAATACATAGAAGGAGGAAGTCTCAGACTCTCAGAGGTAATATTTTGATATGTGAGATGTAAAACAGTGGCCTATATTTTAGACGTGGATAGTTCTCTTATTTAGGTGAAAGAGTTACCAAGAAACAGATGTTTTAGGTTTAAAGTCAATGAGCCCATCAAATGGATTTATCTAATTGATCAAAACCTGTGACAAAATGATTTTTATTTCAAGTTGAGACGAATGAATGATAATTTAGTTTATTgattatttaaattcaaattattatAATGATTTGAAGAACTTGATATTTATCATCTAGAATTTGTTAGGACCGAGGCGAGTTAAAGCGGGATCGTGAATAATTTCAATCGCATGATAGATTTTGTACAGTGGGAACTTCAAACCAAACTGACGTCACATTTACAATATCAAGATTTAATTAGTTTGTCATCTCCTAACTCTAATAATCTATtattattaaatcttttctttctcAGATAAGCGTATTAGTCTCTTACAACACCCGTTGGTTGTTACAAAATAATATAACACAAAACAAAATACAAATATAAATGAAAGTGAAaataattttacaagtaaaattttacTTTGTTTACTCTTTTATTGTTTTAATTACATTTTGATAATAGAAAATATAATAATACTTTATTTCCAGACCCTCAAGAACCGGCTAGAAAAATCTCCTTGAAATCCTTATTTTATAACCTTCTTGTTACGATTGATTTTGAAGGATCGTTGAAACAATAAATGGGTGAATATCACTCGTAAAATTGAGCTGTTTAATTTTGTTTTTTGAAAGTTGAAAGCAacgaaaataagaaaaagaaacatGAAAATACACAACTATTTTTTGCTTGATTCACAATTCTCTGGACTGATGCTCTAAGACTCACAATCCTATTGTGAATTGCTTACAAGTGGACAATCATTACCTTTCTTCTTTCCGAAAAACTATTTAGAGGTTTACTTTACTTAATTTGTTTTACTATTGGTTGTTCATGCCTCTAATCAACTAAAAATAATCCTTCTAGTTGACTGTACTTAAATACACCCACTGTAAAAAATTAATGGATTAGGATGAAATTTAGGGACAAATAATTTTCGGCCCATATCGACAATAAATTTAACAACGAAAGAAAAATTTGTCCTAAAATAACAACGAACTTTGCAACCAAATAATTTCATTCCAGAATTAGCAACAAATAAACTTTCGTTGCAGTTTAGCAACGAAAGTTATTTTTCGTTCCAAATTCTGCGACAAATAAAATATTCCTTCTCACTCTTGCAACGAAAATGAGATTCGTTGTAAATTCTATAACACACTAATAATTCATTACATATTTTgcgataaatttaaaattagtcGTAGAaacttttaatattttaataaagtcAAATATGGGACAAATTcaagattcgtccccaaatttagGACGAATCCATAGATTCACCCCCTAAATTTACGACGAATtcaggattcatcccagaattggaaaaataaaaaatgaatcgAAAGTCCTAAACATcgacctagagatgtcggaattttataaaataagtttCTATTTGTTCGTACTTTTCCCTTGATCAGACAGGACCATCTCATGCACCTTCTCCAGCGCCTTCACATTCACCGCGCCGACACCATCGCCAGCCCCACAACTCTTCTTGACTCAACAAGAAACTCATTTGAAGAGT from Zingiber officinale cultivar Zhangliang chromosome 6B, Zo_v1.1, whole genome shotgun sequence carries:
- the LOC121989381 gene encoding 40S ribosomal protein S24-1; amino-acid sequence: MADSKAVTIRTRKFMTNRLLSRKQFVIDVLHPGRANVSKAELKEKLANLYEVKDPNTIFVFKFRTHFGGGKSTGFGLIYDTLENAKKYEPKYRLIRNGLATKVEKSRKQMKERKNRTKKIRGVKKTKAGDAAKSGKKK